In Neofelis nebulosa isolate mNeoNeb1 chromosome 10, mNeoNeb1.pri, whole genome shotgun sequence, one DNA window encodes the following:
- the LOC131488836 gene encoding olfactory receptor 8K3-like codes for MAWMNQPNQTVLTEFILMGITDRPGLQAPFFGLFLIIYVISVVGNLGMIILTKVDSRLQTPMYFFLRHLAFIDLGYSTAVGPKMLVNFIANQNTIPYNWCATQLAFFILFIISELFILSAMAYDRYVAICRPLLYMVIMSQKVCWVLVAVPYVYSAFLSLITTIKIFMSSFCDHNIIKHFYCDSLPLLTLLCSSTRDIELIILIFSAFNLVSSLLIVLVSYILILMAILRMHSAQGRHKAFSTCGSHLTVVVVLYATLFFMYVQPKSSHSFDTDKIASAFYTLIIPMLNPMIYSLRNKEVKSALRRIWKNLHKLPV; via the coding sequence ATGGCCTGGATGAACCAACCAAATCAAACAGTGCTAACAGAATTCATCCTAATGGGAATCACAGACCGGCCGGGGTTGCAGGCTCCCTTCTTTGGACTCTTCCTCATCATCTATGTGATCTCAGTGGTGGGCAACCTGGGCATGATCATCCTCACCAAGGTGGACTCCAGGCTACAAacacccatgtacttcttcctcagaCACCTGGCTTTCATTGATCTTGGTTATTCAACAGCTGTGGGGCCCAAAATGTTAGTCAACTTCATAGCTAATCAAAACACAATCCCCTATAACTGGTGCGCCACACAGCTGGCTTTCTTCATCTTGTTCATCATCAGCGAGCTTTTCATTCTGTCAGcaatggcctatgaccgctatgtggccatctgtcGTCCTCTGCTTTATATGGTTATTATGTCACAAAAGGTGTGCTGGGTGCTGGTGGCTGTCCCCTATGTCTACAgtgcctttctttctctgataACCACCATAAAGATTTTTATGTCATCCTTTTGTGACCATAACATCATTAAACACTTTTACTGTGACAGTCTTCCCTTGTTAACTTTGTTGTGCTCAAGCACACGTGACATTGAGTTGATAATACTGATCTTTTCAGCATTTAATTTGGTGTCATCTCTTCTGATAGTGCTTGTCTCCTACATCCTGATCCTGATGGCCATCCTCAGGATGCATTCTGCACAAGGCAGGCACaaggccttctccacctgtggATCCCACCTGACAGTGGTTGTTGTATTATATGCCACTCTCTTCTTTATGTACGTGCAACCCAAATCCAGTCATTCCTTTGATACTGATAAAATTGCGTCTGCATTTTACACATTGATAATACCTATGTTGAATCCCATGATCTACAGCTTGAGGAACAAAGAGGTAAAAAGTGCCTTGCGTAGGATATGGAAAAATCTGCACAAACTGCCTGTGTAG
- the LOC131488838 gene encoding olfactory receptor 8K3-like, which translates to MEKHNLTVVNEFILMGITQRPELQAPLFGLFLIIYVISVVGNLGLIVLAKVDSRLQTPMYFFLKHLALTDLGYSTTVGPKMLASFVVEENTISYHLCATQGAFYIMFIVSELFILSAMSYDRYVAICNPLLYPVIMSQRVCQVLMTIPYLYSTFVSLLVTIKIFSSSFCGYNVISHFYCDSLPLLSLLCSNTHEIELIILIFSVFDLMSSLLVVIVSYLLVLAAIIRMNSAEGRHKAFSTCGSHLTVVTVFYGTLIFMYVQPESGHSFDADKVASIFYTLIIPMLNPLIYSLRNVDVKYAFHRIWKKLCSTFS; encoded by the coding sequence ATGGAAAAACACAACCTGACAGTGGTGAATGAATTCATTCTCATGGGAATCACACAACGTCCTGAGCTGCAGGCTCCATTATTTGGGCTCTTCCTCATCATCTATGTGATCTCAGTGGTGGGCAACCTGGGCCTGATCGTCCTTGCCAAGGTGGACTCCAGGCTACAAacacccatgtacttcttcctcaaaCACCTAGCTCTCACTGATCTGGGTTATTCAACAACTGTGGGACCCAAAATGTTAGCAAGTTTTGTTGTGGAAGAAAACACAATTTCCTATCATTTGTGTGCCACGCAGGGAGCATTCTACATTATGTTCATCGTTAGCGAGCTTTTCATTCTGTCAGCTATGTCCTATGACCGCTACGTGGCCATCTGTAATCCTCTGCTCTATCCAGTCATCATGTCACAAAGGGTGTGTCAGGTGCTGATGACAATCCCCTATCTCTACAGCACATTTGTGTCTCTTCTGGTCACCATAAAGATTTTTAGTTCATCCTTCTGTGGCTACAATGTCATCAGCCATTTCTACTGTGACAGTCTTCCCTTGTTGTCCTTGCTCTGCTCAAATACGCATGAAATTGAATTGATAATTttgattttctcagtttttgaTTTGATGTCATCCCTTCTTGTAGTCATTGTGTCTTACCTGCTGGTACTGGCAGCCATCATCAGGATGAACTCAGCTGAGGGTAGGCACAAGGCCTTTTCCACCTGTGGGTCCCACCTGACAGTAGTCACAGTGTTCTATGGGACTCTGATATTTATGTATGTGCAACCTGAGTCTGGTCATTCCTTTGATGCCGATAAAGTGGCATCCATATTTTACACCCTCATCATCCCCATGTTGAATCCCTTGATTTATAGCTTGAGGAACGTAGATGTTAAATATGCTTTCCATAGGATATGGAAAAAGTTATGTAGTACCTTTTCTTAA